Proteins from a genomic interval of Quercus robur chromosome 9, dhQueRobu3.1, whole genome shotgun sequence:
- the LOC126700739 gene encoding probable polygalacturonase, translating into VQVLAAIVILGMLSLRVAECSLHSQKLAYQAINCRKHTAVLTDFGAVGDGKTLNTKVFNAAIRNLSRYASDGGAQLIVPPGRWLTGSFNLTSHFTLFIEKGAVILGTQDESQWPPLPVLPSYGRGRDAPGGRLSALIFGTNLTDVVITGNNGTIDGQGSTWWTKYRAKEYNVTRPYMIELMYSNQIQISDLTLLDSPSWFVHPIYSSNIIVKGLTIIASIYSANTDGVDPDSCSNVRIEDCYIVSGDDCIAVKSGWDQYGYKVGIPTQHLIIRRVTCISPFSALIALGSEMSGGIQDVRAEDITAIDTESAVRVKTALGRGGYVKDIYVRRMTLKNMKYAFWMAGNYNQHPDDNFDLKAIPEINGINYRDVVATNVTFAGRLDGITGDPFTGICISNVTMTMNLKEDKLPWNCTDIAGVTSKVTPKPCASLPEKRGVNCAFPTDRLPIEDVQLKTCSSA; encoded by the exons GTACAGGTTCTCGCAGCGATTGTGATCTTGGGAATGCTAAGTTTAAGAGTCGCAGAATGCAGTTTACATAGCCAAAAATTAGCGTATCAGGCAATAAATTGTCGAAAGCATACTGCAGTTTTGACTGATTTTGGAGCAGTTGGTGATGGAAAAACATTAAACACAAAGGTTTTTAATGCTGCAATTCGTAATCTAAGCAGATATGCATCGGATGGTGGGGCACAACTTATTGTACCACCTGGAAGATGGTTGACTGGAAGCTTTAATCTCACCAGCCATTTCACcctttttattgaaaaaggtGCTGTTATTCTTGGAACACAG GATGAGTCACAATGGCCTCCTCTTCCTGTGTTGCCTTCTTATGGAAGAGGAAGGGATGCACCTGGTGGACGGTTAAGCGCTCTAATTTTCGGTACAAATCTCACTGATGTCGTAATCACAG GTAACAATGGCACGATTGATGGCCAGGGTTCTACTTGGTGGACGAAGTACCGTGCCAAGGAATACAACGTGACGCGACCATACATGATTGAGCTCATGTACTCCAATCAAATCCAGATATCTGATCTCACTCTACTTGACTCTCCATCATGGTTTGTCCATCCCATCTACAGCAGTAATATAATAGTCAAAGGGCTCACAATCATTGCATCAATTTATTCAGCTAATACCGATGGGGTAGACCCAG ATTCATGCTCAAACGTTCGTATCGAGGACTGCTACATAGTCTCAGGTGATGACTGCATTGCCGTGAAAAGTGGTTGGGATCAATATGGATACAAAGTTGGAATTCCTACACAGCACCTAATCATTAGAAGGGTTACCTGCATTTCTCCTTTCAGTGCTCTTATTGCTCTAGGCAGCGAAATGTCTGGTGGAATCCAAGATGTTAGAGCTGAAGACATCACAGCCATTGATACCGAATCAGCTGTCAGAGTTAAGACTGCTCTTGGAAGAGGAGGTTATGTCAAGGACATCTATGTAAGAAGAATGACCTTGAAGAACATGAAGTATGCTTTCTGGATGGCAGGCAATTATAATCAACATCCAGACGATAACTTCGACCTGAAAGCAATTCCAGAGATTAATGGAATTAATTATCGAGATGTGGTGGCGACGAACGTTACTTTTGCAGGAAGACTTGACGGAATTACGGGTGATCCCTTCACTGGAATATGCATTTCTAATGTGACCATGACTATGAATCTGAAGGAAGATAAACTACCATGGAATTGTACTGATATTGCTGGAGTGACAAGCAAAGTGACTCCTAAGCCATGTGCTTCGTTGCCTGAGAAGCGAGGTGTGAATTGTGCCTTCCCCACTGATAGGCTGCCCATTGAAGATGTTCAGTTGAAGACTTGTTCTTCCGCGTAA